TGCTTTGTATATTCTCAAACAAAAACTGGAAGCTGAAAATGGTTAGAAGTTTGTTGCTGTAGAGACTCAGGTTGCCCAGGACCCAAGGAGCAGCTACACACCAATATTCTACAATACTTGATGCCACAGGAATGTGCTTTCTTtgctgcccctcacctgtccaCAGGGGCAGCTGAAGCAAGACTGGGCTCATTTTTGGAAATAACATCTAGAACCTGCAGGTCCAGAGATTTCTAGAGTGTGGATATTTTTGGAGATCTGATATCCCTAAAAGTTTGAGCCTTAATTTCCACCCACACAGAATAAGAAAGATGGTATCTCTTTCCCATGTCTCTGTTTATGGAGTTGTTCTATTACTCTATGTTCTTTTCTTAGATTGAGTATAATGTCAACTGAACTTTGATATTATACATCTTAAGCTAGTTTTTGATGTTGAATAGTAAAAGCTGCTGCACATGAGGCAAAAAAATACCAGGATGCTGTCAGTTTGTCTTCATATTAATATTCCCTATTAAGTGTTTGTCAGTGTAACAAATGTAATACAAAAATGTTGCCATAAGTCTTTCTTTATTATGATGGAAATTTCAAAGGTAATGAAAAATACCATAATGTAGTGGTATCTAGTCTATAATCCAAAACAGAAAATCTTGTTAGAAGCCTTTTGTAAATTATTTTAACATAGAAGTAAAACCCATGTAGACTGGATTCTTGTGGAAGACCTACTCAATACAGTTTTGAACCCAAGGAATTATTAGCAGATGTGGTTTTTAGACTCTTGTTTTCAcagttcttttttgttttcctttgcaggCTTACTTTGCTGATGAAAACAAGGTAAGGAGATACTTCTTCATACTATCAAATTGCTGTTGATAAAATGGGATAATGAAATTAAAAAGTGctttctgctttattttattttctctcataTGTCATGTATTCAAAAAGCAACATGACCGGGAGCCTGTGTTTTCAGAAGAACTGGGACTTGCAATAGAGAAGCTGAAGGATGGATTCACACTCCAGGGACTCTGGGAAGTAATGACCTGATTTAGATTGGCACGTTTGTTTCTTAAGCAGGGAGAAACTCTGTTCTTGCTGGATTTAGATCTGTAGACGATAATTTAGAAATATCGGAGTAGCAGAGAAAGAACATGCCAAAGTTAAAGAGCAGGTAAATATTATATAATAGGCCCTCAGGCTATGTCATAAAAGAAAGGTTACTCAAAAACCTTGTATGCTTAAGAGGTGTGCATTTCCTGTGTTGCCTGTGTAAGCAGTGGGAGGAGAGCCCCTCTGAGGCTGCTGCGGGAAGCGCTGCCCCCTGCAGGCCCCTCGGTCCCGCTGCACGGACCTGCACATTCCCTCTGCCAGGGGGGGAACGCCTGGGGGTCCCTCCACACCACCTCCAAATGGCGTGGCAGTGCCATTGACACACTTGGAACCTCTGCTGTTTTCAGCATTGCCCTCTGTCTCCCTCCCCTGACAGTGCAAATTCGGCCATGCTGTTTCAGATACCATTTTATGGCAGGTAGCGACCATTTTTTTTATAACTTCATGGCTTCTGTGTTTATGTGTTGCCCTTTGGCTGCCAGGACCAGGCACTGCTTGCCTTTTTACACAACACTATGTCAGAAAAAGAAGCCTCCTCTTTTTCTGAACGTGGAGACCACTGCCTGAGACAGGGCAGGGTGAGGTATGCAGTTTGATGCTCAATTTCAAGTATTCATGTATTTATACAGAGTGATGTACTTTCCCATAATGATTGTTTGAATTACATTTCCATAACTTGTTAAATGATTTGCAACACAGAAATACCATTGTACAGGGAACATTTTGTACGTAGGCATATTGGCTGTGTTATTGTTAGCTTTAAGCAAAAGCAATTCTGTTCCAAATAATAGCTTTCATATCTCATAGTTTTGCTAAATGTTCAGCATGTATTATTCCAAGTTTTAATTGTAATCCAGAGATCCTCATACAGTTGTTGtttgtatgtttgtttgtttttgccagAGCACTTTTTAAAGCAATGATGTAGAAAACAGGGCACATGCAAATAGCTTCTGTGAGTCATTAGACCTTTTATGATGTTATGTGTTAATGAGTCATTTATTGTTTAAAGGAAGACACAGCTGTTACGTTTTCTAGTGAGATAAAACCTCTGTGCTGTTTTCTATAAATGGAAGAAGTCAAATGAGCTGTCGTCTCAGCTGTTGTTTCAGCAGCTGACTGTTAAAGTAACTGTGGTGCGAATGTAATACTGGTGTTTGTAGAAAATCTTTCAAAGTATATACTTTAATGAAATACAGCCTATATTGAAAAGCAGTCATTACTTCAATAAACTTTGATATTATTATATATTGTTGTAAATCTTGCATTCAAGTAGTTGTATTTTGATCCCGTTTCCATTACGTTCAAAGAACATTTTAACATATGGGTGGAGACTTCAATTTGAATTATTTTGGAAAGCAAAACTTTACCTGAAATAACACATATTTTATGTCTAAACAGTAGTGTTTGGTTTAAAACCAAATGGATATTAAAAAGCAGCCAAAAATTTCAAAGCCTTAATCTCTGAAGAAATTGTATATGTGATATGGTTGTGTATAAAAATAATCTTAGAACAAGAGCGATCAATACAAAGTTATAGAGTTTTTTTAGTATCTTTATGACTGCAGCTATGAGCTGTATTAAGCAACTCTGAAAAAGTGAGCAGTAGTTAAATCTGACTACTCGATTAATAATATTTCTATTTCAGAATACTTAGTAACATATATCTGTGCAGTCTTGCTCATAGCTGTCTCACTGAGGGTCAGATTCTGCTGTCCTTACTCATGTCAAATAATTTATTACATTGCACATAATCTTACTGATTCAATGTGGAGAATGATGGCAAAACCTGACCATAGTGACTAAGAGCAACAGTTGCTTCTTTCAGTCTTTGACAGCTGCAAGAGCAACTCTGTTTTTCCAAACGGTCCATCCCAAATTCCGACCTGTAAGAGTATGTACCTATATTTAGCTAGTGAGATTAAATTGCAGAGGCTTCAAGCAGGGCAAAAAGCACATTGGTCTGCCTTTTTTACAGACAAACCCTTGGGCAGACAACAGCTAAAGCTTTCTACTCCCTCCCCTTTCCCAAGTGTTTGCGAAATGGATTCCCAAAGGGAACTCACTGAAGAGCTCAGACTTTACCAATCCACCCTCCTTCAGGATGGCCTCAAAGAactccttgaagagaaaaagtTTGTAGATTGCTCTCTAAAAGCTGGTGACAGAAGCCTGCCTTGCCACAGATTGATTCTGTCGGCATGTAGCCCTTATTTTCGTGAGTATTTCTTATCTGAGCaaaatgaagagaaaaagaaggaagtaGTTCTAGATAATGTTGACCCCAACATCCTGGATATGATTGTCAAATACCTTTATTCAGCAAGTATTGATCTTAATGATTCTAATGTGCAAGATATTTTTGCTTTGGCCAGCCGCTTCCAGATCCCTTCTGTATTCACTGTGTGTGTGTCCTACCTTCAGAAGAGGCTTGCTGTTGGTAACTGTCTGGCCATCCTTCGGTTAGGTGTTCTGCTTGACTGCCCCAGACTTGCATTTTCTGCCCGTGATTTTATTTCAGATCATTTTGTGCAGATCTGCAAAGAAGAGGACTTCATGCAGCTTGCCCCTCATGAACTTATCTCAGTTATTTCACCTGACAGTTTAAACGTAGAGAAGGAAGAACTGGTATTTGAAGCAGTAATGAGATGGGTCCGAACAGACAAGGAGAACAGAGTAAAGAGCCTGGGGGAAATTTTTGACTGCATACGTTTTCGTCTAATgccagaaaaatatttcaaagaacAGGTTGAGAAGGATGATATAATTAAAAGCAACTCAGACCTTCAGAAAAAAGTTAAGATTATTAAGGATGCTTTTGCTGGAAAACTGCCTGACTCTAGCAAAAGCACAGAGAAGTCAACCAAAGGGGAGGTGAATGGCGATGTAGGAGATGAAGATTTACTGCCTGGCTACCTAAATGACCTTCCCAGGCATGGCATGTTCGTCAAAGACCTGATTCTTCTGGTTAATGACACTGCTGCAGTAGCTTATGATCCTCTTGAAAATGAATGTTACCTGGCAGCTCTTGCAGAACAGATTCCCAGAAATCATTCCAGTATAGTCACCAAACAAAATCAGGTCTATATTGTTGGAGGACTCTATGTAGAAGAGGAGAACAAGGATCAGCCTTTCCAGTCATACTTCTTCCAGGTACAAGCTTTATATTTGTGGGTATAATAATAGGTGCTTATGAGGGTTACTGAAAAGTGTTCTGAGTGTCTTTGTATGGTGATGGAGAGAAGTATCTAGAGAGAGTTATTTTTGTCTCAGAGACAGAAATGAAACTGAGGGCCTTGCATCTTCTTTTTAAAGATTAACTGCTGGTGAGATctcagaaaatattaaaaagattAGTATATTCTGTCTAGGTACTGCTTTTCATTAAGGCTCAGATTTTTCATTGTACAGATGTCTAAATTTAAGTCTAATAATACTTTTGTAAAATACTCTGTGTATTTTTGTTAACTCTGATGAAAGTTGGAGTACTTTAGCTGGTTTAGATTTGATGTCTTTCTTTTTTGCGTCTGAAACACTTTCATGACAGCAGTAATGTGTGTATTTTAAGTGCAATTTCTGCTACTACTAAAATTTCAGAAGTCCTTTTTGTCATATCTACATTTGAAAGCCTAAGGGCCATATAAATATGTAATTTAGAGGCAGAAGGTTTTTTCCTTGGCAAACTGTCAGTGTCAGTACACTAAATACCATGTTTCAACCGAATGTAATTGTGTATCTTTGTAAATCTATAATACAAGGCTGATTAGTGCTAACTCTAACTCCACAATATATTTCAGGAAAATTAGCAAAAATGCAGTTTGCCATGCTTATACCATAAACTTAGTCTGTTGTGTTTTTAGCTACATGCTTTGGTGTATATTTAAACTATTTTGTGCTGAATTATGCAATATGCTGCTGGCTACGTCCTCTCTTTAGGCACACTGGCCTAAAAGAGTAAAAGTAAGTCCTGTTTAAATATGAAATAAAGCACAGTAATAAGCAGTGATaaaattttgaagccttcagatattaaaaaatgcaaatattgTTTATAGGAGTATGGCTCACTCAGTTCACACAATAAAAGACTTGGTTTCAGACATTTGTTACATGCATGAGAGGGAAGTCTTAGTTTGTAGGGGAGGGACTAACACTGTTTCATTTCCTTATGTAGGTGTAAAACACTAATCACCGAAGGGAAAAACTTGTTACAAAAATATTCTTCCAATAGAAATAACACGTTGATGAAGTAATGTGTATTTAGTCCAGAACTGAATAAGTCTCAGGCTACTA
The sequence above is a segment of the Melospiza melodia melodia isolate bMelMel2 chromosome 8, bMelMel2.pri, whole genome shotgun sequence genome. Coding sequences within it:
- the KLHL41 gene encoding kelch-like protein 41, whose amino-acid sequence is MDSQRELTEELRLYQSTLLQDGLKELLEEKKFVDCSLKAGDRSLPCHRLILSACSPYFREYFLSEQNEEKKKEVVLDNVDPNILDMIVKYLYSASIDLNDSNVQDIFALASRFQIPSVFTVCVSYLQKRLAVGNCLAILRLGVLLDCPRLAFSARDFISDHFVQICKEEDFMQLAPHELISVISPDSLNVEKEELVFEAVMRWVRTDKENRVKSLGEIFDCIRFRLMPEKYFKEQVEKDDIIKSNSDLQKKVKIIKDAFAGKLPDSSKSTEKSTKGEVNGDVGDEDLLPGYLNDLPRHGMFVKDLILLVNDTAAVAYDPLENECYLAALAEQIPRNHSSIVTKQNQVYIVGGLYVEEENKDQPFQSYFFQLDSIAGEWVALPPLPSARCLFGLGESDNKIYVIAGKDLRTEESLDSVLCYDPVAMKWGEIKKLPIKVYGHATISNNGLIYCLGGKTDDKKCTNRLFVYNPKKGDWRDLAPMKVPRSMFGTAIHKGKIVIAGGVTEEGLTASVEAFDLTTNKWEIMPEFPQERSSISLVTLSGALYAIGGFAMIQLESKEFAPSEVTDIWKYDDEKKEWVGILKEIRYATGASCLATRLNLFKLSKL